The Dehalococcoidia bacterium DNA window TCCTTCCGCTACGGCGCGTCGGCGATCGTTGCGCTCCTGCACGACGTCGTGCTCGTCGTCGGCATCTTCTCGATCCTCGGCAAATTTGCTGACGTGGAGGTCGATACGTTCTTCATCACGGGACTGCTCACCGTCGTCGGCTTTAGCGTCCACGACTCGATCGTCGTCTTCGACCGCATCCGCGAGAACGTCGGTGCCGGCGTGTTCCGGAGCTTCCCCGCTGCCGTGAACCACAGCCTCTTGCAGACGCTCGGCCGCTCGCTCAACACGTCGCTGACGCTGATCTTCTCGATCGTGGCGCTGCTGCTGCTCGGTGGCGAGAGCATTCGCGACTTTCTGCTCGTGCTGCTCATCGGCGTGTCGACCGGTGTCTACAGTTCAGTGTTCGTCGCCAGCATGTTCCTCGTTTCGTGGGAACAGGGCGACTTTGCGCGGCTGTGGCAGCGGCTCACTGGACGCAGATCGGCCTCGACAGAAGCCGTCCCGGCGGAGTAACCGATCGAACCTGCGGCAGCCTTCGCGTGCCGATACTCTGGCGCCATGAGCGTCGGCTTCGTCTACGATCCGATCTTCCTTGAGCACGACACCGGCGAGCACCCGGAAAACGCGCGCCGGCTGACGGCGACGATGGCCCTGCTCGAAGAAAGCGGCCTGCTGGCGGCGCTCACGCGGATCCCCGTCCGTGCCGCATCGGCGGACGAGCTTTCGCTAGCGCACGACCCGCGGTACGTGGGCGCCGTCGAGCGTGTCGCCGGCGAGGGTGGCGGCTGGGTCGATCCCGACACCTTGATCATGCCGCGCTCGTACGCCGTCGCGGCGCACGTCGTCGGCGGCACCTTGAACGCGCTCGATGCGCTGATGCGCGGCGATGTCGAATCGGCGTTCTGCCTCGTACGGCCGCCCGGCCATCACGCGACGCCCGTCCAGGCGATGGGCTTTTGTTTGTTCAATCACGTCGCCGTCGCTGCGGAATACGCTCGCGCGCGGCACGGCCTCGAGCGCGTGGCGATCGTCGACTACGACGTGCATCACGGCAACGGCACCCAGGACGCCTTCTACGACGATCCCGGCGTGCTCTACGTCTCGACGCACGAGTTTCCGTTCTACCCGGGTACGGGCCCCGCTGAGGACGTCGGGGCTGATGCGGGCCTTGGCTACAACGTCAACGTTCCCATGCCCCACGGCAGCGGCGACGCCGAGTATCGCCGCGCGTTCGAGGCCATCGTCATGCCCGCGGTGCGGCGCTTTCGTCCGCAGCTCATCCTGGTCTCCGCGGGCTACGACGCGCACTTCGCCGACGACATCGCACTGCAGCAACTCAGCGTCGATGGTTACGACACGCTCGTGTCGATGATCGTCGCCGCGGCCGCTGATCTGTGCGACGGGCGCGCGCTCTTCGCGCTCGAAGGAGGCTATCACCTGACGGCGTTGCCCTGGTCGGTCCGACGCACGCTCGAGGTGATGCGAGGTGACGGCCCGGCACCGGATCCGTTGGGAACCGCCATCGCTCGTACTCCGCCCGGCTTCGATGACATGATCGCGCGCGTGAAGTCGCTGCACGGCCTGTAGCACCAAGCAGGGTTCCGGGAGTCGCAGTTAGATACACTCTCGCCATGCCATCCCGCACCCGGTACGCGCCAAGCCCGACCGGCGTCCCGCACGTGGGCAATCTGCGTACGGCACTCTTCGACTACCTGCTCGCCCGTCATGACGGCGGCCAGTTCATCCTCCGCATCGAGGACACCGACCAGGCCCGGCTGGCTCCGGAGGCAGTGCAGGGCCTGCAGGACAGTCTGACGTGGCTCGGCATCGACTGGGACGAAGGCCCCGGCAGGGGCGGCCCCTACGCACCGTACGTGCAGTCGGAGCGCCTCCACCTCTACCGGCCGGCCGCTGACAAGCTGCTCGCCGGCGGCGACGCCTACAAGTGCTGGTGCTCATCGGCGCGCCTCGAAGCGCTGCGCGCCGAACAGACGCGGCTCAAGCAGCCGCCCCGCTATGACCGCCGTTGCCGTGAGGAGTCAGGCCGCCAGGCAGCGCGCCGCGAAGCCGAGGCTGACGGCCGCAACTGCGTCGTGCGGTTCAAGACGCCGTTGTCGGGCGAGGTCACGGTGCATGATGCGATCCACGGCGAAACGACATTCGACCTTGCCACGCTCGACGATTTCGTGATCCTCAAGTCCGACGGCTTTCCCACCTACCACCTGGCCTACATCGTCGATGACGAAGCGATGAGGATCACGCACGTCCTCCGTGGCGACGAGTGGCTCGCCTCTGCGCCACGACACATGCTGATCTACCGTGCGCTCGGCATCCACCCGCCGGTCATCGCCCACCTGCCGCGCGTGCTCGGCCCGGACGGTGCCAGGCTGAGCAAGCGTTACGGCGCGACCAGCGTGTTCGAATACCGCGATCAGGGCTACCTGCCCGAGGCCGTCTTCAACTTCTTGGGACTAACCGGCTGGTCGCTCGATGATAAGACGGAGATCATCTCGAAAGAAGATTTCATTAAGCACTTTACGCTCGATCGCGTCGTGAAGAACCCCGCGATCTTCAACGTCGAGAAGCTGACGTGGATGAATGGCGTCTATATCCGCGAGATGCCAGGCGAACGCCTCGTCGATGTGCTGGTCGAGCGGCTGGAGGGTGACCTGCCGTCGAGCGTCTCGCGCCCTATCGATCGCACCCTCGTCGCGCGTATCGCGCCGCTCATCCGCGAGCGCATCAAGCTATTGTCAGAAGCCGTTGACTACTGCGATTTCTTCTTCACCGACGATCTCAGCTACACGCGCGAGGAGTTGCTCGGCAAGCCGTATCGCGACCGCCCCGGCGACGCGAGAGATGCGCTCTCCGCCGTCATCGAGCGGACGCAGAGCATCGACTGGACGCACGATGCGCTTGAGCAAGTGCTCCGCGAACTAGCCGAGTCCCTCGGCACGAAGCCGGGCGACCTGTTTTCGCTCGTGCGGGTCGCGGTGACCGGCAAGCGCGTCACGCCGCCGCTCTTCGAAAGCATGGAGATCCTCGGCAAGGAACGCTGCCTCGCGCGGCTGCAGCATGCGATCCAGTTGCTTTGAATCCGTCTGCGCGCGTGGCCTGGCGGCCCCTCGGTCGCGCCGTGGTGACCGCAACTTATAACAGCTACGGTGCTGGAGCCGCCGGTTGTCCGCCTCAGAATGCCCGTGCTAAGATCGAACCACGCTGGGGATTCGTCTAATGGTAGGACAGCGGATTCTGGATCCGTATGTGGGGGTTCGAATCCTCCATCCCCAGCCAATTGGCGCATTCGTCTAGCGGCCCAGGACACCGCCCTCTCAAGGCGGAGATCGCGGGTTCGAATCCCGCATGCGCTACCAATGCCATCGCGAAGAGTCCGCCACCTCTGGCGGACTCTTTTCGCACCCTGTACGCCACCTGCGGCGGGCGAAACGCTACACTGAACCATGACTACTGATACCAACGACGCGATCGAAAAGGCGACGTTCGGCGCCGGTTGCTTCTGGGGCGTCGAAGCCGCGTTCCGCCAGATAAAAGGCGTAAAGTCCACCGCTGTCGGCTTCATGGGCGGTGCGCTCGACGATCCGACTTACGAGGACGTCTGCTATCGCGATACCGGCCACGCCGAGGTCGTCGAGGTGCAGTTCGATCCAGAGCTCGTCCCGTACGCCGCGCTGCTCGACGTCTTCTGGGAGAACCACGATCCGACGACGCTCAACCGCCAGGGCCCCGACGTAGGCGAGCAGTATCGCAGCGCGATCTTCTATCACTCGCCTGAACAGCAACGCGCCGCGACGGACTCCAAGGACGCGCTCGAGCGCGATGGTCGCTACCGGCGGCCGATCGTTACGGAGATCACGCCCGCGGCGACGTTCTACCCCGCTGAGGAGTACCACCAGCAGTACCTCGAGAAGCGCGGCCTCTCGACCTGCCACATCTGATCCGGCTCAGCCCCCGCACGCTCATACCGCGGTTTCGTTCGCGCGCTTGTTGCGCGTCTCTCCGGCATCGCGCGTGACCACGCTGATGTGGCCGTCGCCTTCGATGCACGCTCGCTTGACCTCCGCGACGTCGTCGACGCCTTGCTGGCGAATTTGGCTCATCAGCTCTTCTTCGCTGATCAGCTCCTTCTCCATGTTGCGCCGCAGCATCCTTCCGTCCTTCACCAACTCGAGCGGTGGCGGGTGCACGAGCCGGCCGATCCATGGCACCCGGAATCCAACCCAGTTGAGCGCGAAGCTCCAGAACAGGATGACGGCGACGAGCACGACGCCCTCCGTGATCGACGTGTAGTCCGCCGACATCGCGTTTTGCGCGGCGTCTGCCACCAGCACGATCACCAGCAGGTCCGTTACGCCCACCGCCCCGGCCTCGCGCTTCAGCACCACGCGCAGCATCGCGAACAGCGCGAGGTACATCAGCGAACCTCGGATCACCACCTCGAACACCGACATGCTCGGGACGAACAATTCACTCCAGTCGATAGCGCCGCCTCCACGCGTGTGCGGAAGCATTATCCGGAGGCGGCCGTGTCACCACGATGCGGATTCTCGGCTGAGCGCTTGCAGAAGCGTCTATAGCCCGCAGGCTAGTTGCCCGGTGTCCAGAAGTTCGTGTTTTCCGGCGTGGGATCGTCGCGCCCGGCTCCGGCGTCGAGCGGCGCGCGCGGGATGATCGAAGGATCGACGGCAGCGCGCGTGGGATCCTGGAAGTCGTCAAACACCACGTCGACGCTCGACGTATCGAGTACGGCGTAGGACAACCGGAACGCGTTCCGCGCATCCCGCGCTTCGCCGGCCGACCCCGGGTTGATGACCAGCACGCGACCGAGCCGCTCCGCCATCTGATAGTGCGTGTGGCCGAGGATCACGTAGTCCGCATCGATCGTGGCGAGCTTCGCGATGCTCGGGCTCTTCGGATAGATGTACTCGTTGTGCGGCTCGAACGGGCTCCCGTGTACCATCACCAGCTTCTTGCCGCCCACGGTCGTCTCCAGCCGGGATGGCTGCGACGACATATACTCCAGATCCGCGCCGCGCACCCAGTCGGCCGACCGCGCCTTGCTGCCCCACTTCCCGAGCAGCACCTCCTCGTGATTGCCCAGGATGTAGCGGGCGCCTCGCTCGCGCAGGATTTGCATCACTTCGTTCGAGAAGCGGAACTGGTAGACGGCGTCGCCCGCACAGAGCAGCTCGTCGACATCCCCCATCCGGTCGAGCGCGATGCGCAGCGCCTCGTGGTTGCAGTGCACGTCCGCGACGATGCCGATACGCATGCGTCAGTATCGCCAACCGGCCGTCGAAGCAGAACCGGCGAAGGTACCTGTTGAAGCTCGCCGCTCCTTCAGACCTTCAGGCGCTTCCATGCGCCCAGCGCGAAGCGGCGTTGTACGAGCGCTGCTCGGACCCAGTTCTCCGTGACAGCGGCGAGCCAGGCGAACGGCACGGTGAGACCAAGCACGATCACCATGAACGCCGCGATCGGCACGCGAATCCCCCACGCCGTGAACGTGAACGTGTACAGCACGAAGCGCACGTCCCCGGCTCCGCGCAGCACACCGGACAGCGACGCATGGACGCCCATTGCCGGAAGCGCGAACGCAAACACCCGTAACAGCCTGGTACCGGTTTCGACGACCTCCGGGTCGTCCCGCACGAATAGCTCGACGACGTACGGCGCGATGGCGAACTGCACCGCGGCCATCGTCACGAGCAGGCAGAGCGCGAAGAAGCGCACGCGCTTGGCGATCGCTTCCGCCATGTCCGGCAGCCCGGCACCCAGGTACTGCCCCACGAGTGCCGTCGCCGCCGTGCCGAGCGCAAAGCCGGGCAGGATCGCCAGCTCCAGCGATCGCAGCGCCAGTGAGTGCGCGGCGAGTTGTTCCGTGCCCAGCCGCGCCACGATGCGCGTATACACCAGGAACGCGAACATGAATTGCGCCTCTTCGAGCCCCACCGGCAGCCCGATGCGCAGCACACGCGCCATCGACTCGCGGCTCGTGGCAAGCAAACGCGTGACGTCCATGCGGACCGGCGCCAGCCCGCTGGCTGCCAGCGCCAGTGCCAGCACACCGCCCGTCGTCCCCGCCGCCGCGTAACCAATGCCCGAAGCGAGCACGCCTAAGTCCGCCACGTCGCCCGAGATCAGCACAAACGTGACGATCGCGTTGATCGCATTCACGATGATCAAAATCACCATTGGCATCCACGTATTTCCCATGCCCCGGAGCGCGCCACTGACGGCGTACAGCACCATCAGCATCGGAAACCCGATCGACCCGGCGCGGAGGTACTCGACGCCGTGCGGCACGACCTCTGGCTCGGCGCCCATGAGGCGCATGAGCCACGGCGCCGCGGCGAATACGATAGCTGTGCAGAGGATGCCCCACACAAGCGCAAGCACGATCGAAGCGTGCAACGCTGCCTGGACGCGCGAGCGGTCGCCGGCGCCGACGTCGCGCGCCACCACCGCGGTCGCTCCCACATCGACCGCCAGGGCGCCCGAGAGCGGGATCCAGAACATGAGCGTCCCGATCCCGACGGCCGCTAATCCGTCCGCACCGACATAACGCCCGACGAGCACCGCATCGACCGCGCTCAGGACCGAGATTGAAAAGCGCTCGACGCCCACGGGCCATGCGAGCTTGAGAATGACACGGGAAAGCCCGCGATCGGCAGCAAGCGCAAGGACCTGCACGCTCGACGCGGGCACAGCTTTGGGTTCCGCCGGCAAGTTGAATCCTCGTGCTAGGTCCGGAGCGCGTCAGCTTAGCACGAGCGTGGCATTATGCCCGTTCGCGTTGCGACGCGCGGAAACCGGATGCGCGCAGTCATGCGCGCACGCTCGCGTCGGTGCGCGTCAGGAAGTCGACTGATCGACGGCGCGCGTTGTCAGGGAGGTGCAGGCTCGACCGTTGCCGGTTCGGCCGTCGGCGGAATGCTCTCGACGGTCGCTGCTTCCGTCGCCGGGATCGGCGTATCGACGACTGGCGTCGGCGTATCGACCGGGGGCGGCGTGGCCGTCTCGGTCGGTGGCACAGCCGTCGGTGGCAGCGGCGTCGGTGGTACAGGTGTATGCGTGTCGTCCGGGGCCGGCGTCCATGTATCGTCGGGTACCGGCGTGCGTGTCGGAGGCTCGGTCGGCGTGGCCGTGCCTGTTGTCGTTGCCCCGGCGAGCTGAGCTTCGGGACGCGGTGCGGTAGGCGTCGGCGTCGGCAATGCCGGGACCTCGACGAGCGTCGGATCGGCGGGTCGGGCGATCGGGTTGAACACGCGAGGCACGCGCCATGGCGTGAGTTCGATCTTCTGCGGTTGGCCCTTACCGTAGTTCCCGGATGCGTATGATCTGCCGTCCTGCGGCACACCGCTGTTCGTATCGATGTCGTCGAACGCAACCGGCAGCGACTGCGTGAGCGGACGCTGCTCCTCCGTGCGCTGGACCTGGAAATGCAGGTGCGGACCGGGACCGCCGCCTTCATCGTCCGCGCAGGTCAGGCCCGTCTCTCCGGAGACTGCTATCGGATCTCCCTGGTCGACGATGTCGCCCGCTGCGACTTGCGCGCCGTTATGCGCGAGGTGCAGGTACAGCGCCGACGTCCCATCGCCGTGGTCGATCACGACATAATTGGCAGCGGTCGAGAAGATAGGGCTGCAGCCGCCGCTGTTCGAGTCCTCTCGCACCATCAGCACCTTGCCGCTGCGGGCGGCGACGATCGTGTCATAGGAGAGGTCAAAGTCGAACGCGTAAGCGGTGCTGCCATTGTGCGTGAAGGTCGTTTCTTCGCCCTGCGTGACCGAGTGGATCTCGCCGCCCGCCCAGGGCAATAGGTAGCCGGGTGCGGCAGGGAAGCGCCCTTCTTCGCCCTTCTGTTGGCCCGGGATGTGGATGGGTGGCGCGATCGCCGCGACAAACGTCACGGCAACAGCGACGGCGGAGAACAGCGAGATTAACAAAGCAGCGCCTCACAACGACATTGCGGCCGGACTGGACAGTTGACTACGTAATCGGCATGTCGGCGAGGCTTGGGTATGCGATTCTACCCCTAGGAGCCCGGTCCAGCGGTGTCTTCTCTACATAAAAAGTGTGAAACTTCTGTATATGCGTGAACTCCATTTCAGCCATCTGGCCGCGACGGTCCTTCTGATCGTGTCGTCGGCGGCCTGCGCTGAAGGTGCCCAAGCGCCGCCGACAGCTACGTCGAGCGCCGCGACCGTCACCGCCGCTGCGCCCGCAACGGCCACAGCCGCACCTCCGGATCCTTCGCCTGCGGCTGGGCAGCCGCACGGGGCGCTCCCCACGGGCTTTCCGCTTGATCCCGACTTGCCCGCCGACCGGGTAACCGGCGCCGTGGGCTCACGCGTGATCGAAGTGGGTGCTGGCCCGCCGATACGCGACGTCAGCGTGCAGCAGGCTTCCGACGACCCGGACCTGGCCAATGCGTCGGGCTGGAACTGCCGCGTCCATGTCGAGTACGAGGCGACGCCGGCCGTCGACTGGTACGTACCGTCAGGCACAGCGGTCTATGCGACGATGGACGGTGATGCCGTGCTCATCGCCAATACCGTCGCCAACGGCTTCGACTACCACGCTGTCGACCGCGAACCGTACATAGGCAACCCCGACCGCACGCGGGCGCCGTTGGATCCCTTTCCCGGGCCGGGCGGCGGCATGGGCATCTACGTCGCGGTGGCCGGCGAGGAGTTCCGCACTGACTACGGTCACCTGCAGATCGATCCCACGCTCGCCGCGATCCCCGACGAGGCCTTCGTCGCGCCGTATGGGCGATCCTTCGACTACGCATCTGCGTTCTCGACGCCCGCACCGCTCGCGTTCGGTGTGCAGGTGGCGCGGTGGCCCGTGCGGAAAGGAGACGTCATCGGCTACACAGGCGACTCCGGCTACTCCGAGGCTCCGCACCTGCACTATGTGATCACGCGCCGGCCCACTGGCGAGCGCCTGTGCCCGACAGGCGAAGCGGGGTTCGACGACGGTGGTTGGCTCATGCGCTGACGTCGCCACAGCCTCGCCACCCGTCAAATTTCAGCCTGATCGTTAACTAATGGATGCGTCTGTGCGTTCAACCAGCACGGCCGGCAGGGTGGCCGCATTGGGTTCGATGCGTATGAGCGCGCGTGTGCTTCCGTTTCTCTCGTCACGACGGCTGCAAGCCGCGATGCTGGTTGCGCTCTTGTTGGCGCTTGCGGGAGGACTCCTCACCTGCTCGACCGGCGACGACAGCGATCACGTTGCGGTCGTCGATGCACCGATCGAACACCAGCCGCTCACCGAGGGCTGGGAGGCCGTCGATGTGCCGCCGCTCGACGACACATACGCGCTCAGCGCGAAGAAGCAGGACGGCGACGTCATCGCGCGGGACACGTCGTTCGTACTTGCGTCGAAGCGTGACGATCTCGACCGCGATCGCGTGCACGAGTTGCTGCTCGTCGATCCGCCGGCCGAGTTTGAGGTCGACGGTGGCGCCGGCCACCTGACGCTTCGACCAACGCAGGCGCTGCGGGAGTCGACGCGCTATCGTTTCACCCTGATCAGCGCCGACGATGGGCGCCAGGTGCGCAACTGGGCGTTCCAGACCGAAGGCCCATTGCGCGTAGTCCAGACCTTGCCGGCCGATGAGGCATCGAACGTGCCGCTCGATACCGGTATCGAGATGACGTTCAGCCACGACGGCATCGCCCGATTCGAGGATCGCGTCACGATTACGCCTGCCGTCCGGGGGCGGTTTGAGCTGCACAAGCGCGTCCTCGTCTTCGTGCCGCAGCGGCTCGTTCCGGAGACGCTGTACACGGTGACCGTGGCGCCCGGCGTCACAGTCGCTGACGGCGGTCTCGAGACACGCGAGCCGCACACATTTTCGTTTGAGACGGGCTCCGCAAGGCGGCAGGATCAACTCGGCATGTCGCCGGAGGGTGTGTTCTTCGCGCGGTTGGTCTTCGAAGCTTCGACGACCGAGCCGCCGTCCCTGCAGATCGAGACCTACTCCTACGACGAGCAGCTTTCGCTGCCGTTCGAGGTCTACCGCTACGCCGATGTCGACGCATTTGTCGAGGCCATCGATGAGGCGGTCGCCGTGCCGCGATGGACGTACTACAGCCGCCGCAACTTCCGTCTCGACACGTCCGGACTGGAACAGATCGCGACGTTGAACGGCAGTGTCCGGCGCGTGTCCGAGCAGTACTCGCAACAGTTGTTCACGGTCTTCCCGTCGGCGCTCGACCCCGGCTTTTACCTGGTGCAGACGCAGCGTGACGGCATCGATGCGCAGGCGCTTTTGCAGGTTACCGACCTGGCCTCCTATGCGTCGCTCAGCGATCCGAAGACGCTCGTCTGGGTGAACGATCTTGCGACCGGAGCGCCCGCGGCGGATGCTGCCATCAAGGACGCCGACGGAACGACATTCCGCACCGGCGACGACGGTGTCGCGTTCTTTGACACGCCTGACGCACTCATCCCCGCCGAAGGTGACGATGCGGGCGGGCGCACGCTGCGCGTCGAACACGATGGACGCATCGCCGTCGTGCCGCTCGCGGCGAGCCAGGCGATCGGGTTCTATGGCTACACCTACGATAGGAGTGGGTACGACTCCTACTATGGCGGCAGATCGCCGGACTACTGGTCGTACATCTATCCGGATCGGTCGCTGTATCGCCCATCAGACGCGATCCATTTCTGGGGCGTGGCGAAGCTCCGCGACGACTTTGAGCCCGGCCAGACGCTCACCGTGCGCCTCAGCGGCGGTAACTATTACGACTCGTCGTACCGCCCGTCGCTGCTCGCTGAGACGTCCGTCCAAGTCTCCGATCTCGGCACGGTCGAGGGCGCGCTCTCGTTCGAGGGCGCCGCGCCTGGCGGCTACCAACTCAGCATCGATGCCGGCGACGAGACGATCGCATCGACGTATGTGCAGGTCGAGAATTTCATCAAGCCCGCCTACAAGATCGACGTCGTGCCGTCGCGCAACGCGCTGTTCGCCGGCGAGAACGTCAGCGTCGACGTGTCGACGGAGTTCTTCGACGGCAGTCCCGTGCCCTTCGTCGACCTGGCCTACAGCCCGCCAGACGGCGGTGAGCAGGGCACGATCACCACCGATGCCGATGGCGCGGCTTCCATGTCGTACGTGGCGACCGCAGGTGATCCTTACGGCGGGCCGGCGTATCGCTACGCCAGCGCGTACCCCATCGGGCCGGAGCAGGGCGAAATCAGCGGCGAGACGACGTTCTACGTGCTCCCGGCTTCACTCGCAATCGACGCCACCGGCGATGTCGCCGACGGCCGCGCGACGATCACCGGCAACGTGCATCAGGTCGACCTTGCGGCGTTTGATGGCGGCGACGGCGGCAGTTGGTACGAAGACATGCGTGGCGCGCCGCCGCCCGGCCGCGCCATCAGCGCTGCCGTGACGGAGATCACGTACAACGAAGTCGAGGTCGGCGAGTACTATGACTTCATCGCCAAGCTCACGCGCAAACGCTACCGCTACGACACCGTCGAACGAGCGCTCGGCACCTTCGCCGCGACATCTGCCGCGGATGGCACCTACCGCGTCGGTTTCGCAGTCGAACGCGGCAAGTCATACCGCGTGCGCATCGGCACTACCGACGACGCAGGCCGCCTCACAGGCGTCGAGACGTACGTCAGCGGCGACCAGATTCCCTACCCAACGTACGCGTCCGACGGAGCGCTCAGCCTCAAGGAGACCGTCGCGTCTGGCCAAAGTCCCTACTACGCCACGACCAGCTACGCCGAAAACGACGCCGTTGACCTCACCGTCCGGCGTCTTGGCAAGCCGGCCGAGTCTGGCGCCAATCGGCGGTATCTGTTCCTGCGCGCCCGCGATGGCATTCTCGGTTATCACCAGGCCTTCGAGCCGAGACTGCAGTGGAACTTCGCAGCGAGCGACATTCCGAACGTAAACATTTCCGCTGTGCAGTTCAACGGTCGCGGATACGAATCCGCGCCCGGAGACTACGTCGCTAGCTTCGACTTCAGCGACCGGGAGATCGAGTTGAGCGTGACGTCCGACGCCGAACGCTACGAGCCCGGCGACGACGTGACGTTGTCGATCGAAACGCGCGACGGCCAGGGCAACCCCGTCGCCGCCGAGGCGCTTCTGAGTCTCGTCGATGAGGCGATCTTTCGCGCGCAGGGCTGGAACTACGAAGGCGAGATGCTCCAGCAGTTGTACCAGCCGTTATCATCCGGCCTGCTGGCCGTCTATCTGCCGTCGTATACCGCCATCGAAGAGTTGCAAAGCCAGCACGGGTACGCGCCGGGCGGCGCCGCGACGAACCCGCCCGATACCGGCGGTCCGATCACGCCGCGTTCGGACTTTCGCGACCTGGCGCTCTTCCGCACCGTCCGTACGGACGCCGGCGGCAACGCGAGCGTGACGTTCACATTGCCCGACAACATCACATCGTGGCGCGTCACGTCGCGCGCGGTCACGGGCGATCTGCGCGCGGGCGCCGCGCTCACCGCGCTGCCTTCGGGGTTGCCTTTCTTCGTCGAGGCGACGGCGAGCGACGAGTATCTCTCCGCCGACCGTCCGGTGATCGCGCTGCGTGCCTTCGGCAGCGCGCTGCAAAGCGGCGACGCCGTCGAATACGAGGTGAGCGCACCGTCGCTCGGCGCCAATGACATGTTGGTGAGCGGGGAGGCGTTCCGCGGCGTGGAGCTGGCGCTGCCGCCGTTGCAGGAGGGTGAGCACGCGCTCACGATTCGCGCCCGCTCCGGCGACATGCAGGACGCGATCGTGCGGACGATCAGCGTCGTCACGTCGCGGCTGCGACGCGGCGAGGCGCGCTTTTACGAATTGACGCCCGGCTTCGCGCTCAAGGGCGCGTCGACGGGAAGCACGCAGGTCGTCTTCACGGACAACAATCGCGGTCGCTACTATGACGACCTGCTGCGGCTCGCCTGGGGCTACGGCGACCGCGTCGATCAGCAGTTGGCACGCACGCTCGCGCATGATCTGCTGCGCGACCACTTCGACGTCGATGACGGCCCCGCGTCCGCGTTCGACGGTGCGATCTACCAGACCGCAGAAGGCGGCATCGCACTCTTCCCGTACGCCGACGACGATCTGCTCCTCAGCGCGCGCATGGCGTCGACCGGGCCGGGCAAGTTCGGGCGCAACGGCCTCGCGCAGTATTTCTTGAGCGTGCTCGACGATCCCGACGAGACGCGCGAGCGGTCGATCGTCGCGCTGTTCGGACTCGCCGCCGCCGGTGAGCCAGTGCTCCCCTCGATAGCCGCCATCGCCGCGGAGGACGACCTCGCGCCGCGCGAACGGCTGTACCTGGGCCTCGCAGCCCTCGCGGCCGGCGACGAGGTCGCGGCGCGACAGCAGTACCGCGAAGTGCTCCTGCGCTATGCGGAGCGGCGCGCGCCGTTCGTCCGGGTGCGTGCAGGTGTTGACCAGGACGACATTCTTGAGTTGACTGCGCTCGCCGCCGACCTCGGCGCAGGCCTCGGAGATCCTTCCGCGGACGAGATGTTCGCCTACACGCAGGCGAACGCGACGGAGGATCTGCTGATCGAACTGGAGCAGATCAGCTACCTCGCGCGTGCCCTTCCGCGGCTCTCGTCTGCGCCGGTGCGATTCAGCTATACGCTCGACGGCAGCGGCGAGGAGCAGACGCTCGAAGCAGGCCGCCCATTCGCCCTGACGGTGTCGACGCAACAACTCGCGCAACTTTCGCCTCAAGCCCTCGAAGGCGCCGTCGGCGTCGCAACGTACTTTGAAGCGCCCTTCGATCCTGCGTCAGTGGCGATTGATGCAGACATCAATGTGCGCCGCACGATCGATGTCGATGGCGGAGGCATCAGCGCCGGCGATATCGTCGAAGTGCGCCTCGACTATGCGCTGGCGCCGCAGTCGCTCGATGGCTGCTACCAGATTACGGACCTCGCGCCGTCAGGACTGC harbors:
- a CDS encoding M23 family metallopeptidase; protein product: MLISLFSAVAVAVTFVAAIAPPIHIPGQQKGEEGRFPAAPGYLLPWAGGEIHSVTQGEETTFTHNGSTAYAFDFDLSYDTIVAARSGKVLMVREDSNSGGCSPIFSTAANYVVIDHGDGTSALYLHLAHNGAQVAAGDIVDQGDPIAVSGETGLTCADDEGGGPGPHLHFQVQRTEEQRPLTQSLPVAFDDIDTNSGVPQDGRSYASGNYGKGQPQKIELTPWRVPRVFNPIARPADPTLVEVPALPTPTPTAPRPEAQLAGATTTGTATPTEPPTRTPVPDDTWTPAPDDTHTPVPPTPLPPTAVPPTETATPPPVDTPTPVVDTPIPATEAATVESIPPTAEPATVEPAPP
- a CDS encoding M23 family metallopeptidase; this translates as MPADRVTGAVGSRVIEVGAGPPIRDVSVQQASDDPDLANASGWNCRVHVEYEATPAVDWYVPSGTAVYATMDGDAVLIANTVANGFDYHAVDREPYIGNPDRTRAPLDPFPGPGGGMGIYVAVAGEEFRTDYGHLQIDPTLAAIPDEAFVAPYGRSFDYASAFSTPAPLAFGVQVARWPVRKGDVIGYTGDSGYSEAPHLHYVITRRPTGERLCPTGEAGFDDGGWLMR